gagccccagccttctccctTCTTCAAATCCCACACACAAGGAGCTATGGTGGGTACAGATAAAGGGCTCGCCAAACTCCTCTTCTCTAAGGACATGTGCGACCTTGGGTTAACTTGCTGGCTCTGTGCATCTGGAAACCCAAGAGGTGGGCCGTGAGCTGTGTGGCTAGGGCAACGCCACTGTGATAAAGTGTCTCCTGATGGGTAAACTGCACGTGGACCGGGGGACAATTGGCCACCGTGAATCCTCAGGGGAAGTCACTGCTTGGGCTTCCCTGCTGTAGCAAGGCTGTGACTCGGCCTGTCCCTTGTAGGGACCCTGGAAGCTGCACCTATGGACTTGTCGCTAGAGGTGCTGACCCAAAGGGGAGTCGACTCGCTTATATGGCTCTTATATGGAGTCGACTCGCTTATATGGCTCAACTTGCCCGAGCTGTCGTTTGGGAGCCAGACACTCGCTCGTACTGCTGTGTAGACCCTCCCCGTGGCCGTGAGAACCCCACCGAAGAGGTTGCCTAGAGCTGCCCTGCGGCAAGCGGGGCTTCCATCCTCTCGTTCTGGTTGGTCAGTTGCCAGAGGTGGCCTTGCCGAAATCTTGTTCAGTTTGATGGCTGGGGCTGTGGCGGGGAACCCAAGCCTGGGGCTGCAGAAGGGAAGGACCTGCTTTGCTCGGAAGCTTGGAGGTTTCAGGTGtggccctggggccccagcacaCCTGCTCAAAGCGCCAGCCGTCAGACATGGTGGAGACCATCTGTGTCAGCTCCTCCTCCTGGCACTGCAGCACACGGTACACGTGCTTGGGGGGGACCTGCAGGCAGAGAGGCCACGTGGAGGACACCCGTGGGAGGGACAGGCCCCCCAGGAGGGGGACGATGGATGTACCTGTCatcttctctccccacccaccacatGCCCCTGGAAGGAGAGGGGGCAAGGCAGGGCAGCGGGGGAAGGTGACAGCCAGGTTCTGAGTTTCTGCTGCCTGCCAGGCACTCGACAGGCATGACCACTTCATCCTTCCACAAACCCTACAAGTTATGGATTTtcacagaggctcagaggaggtcttacttgctcaaggtcacccagcttaAGTGCGGCAGAGCTGGAACCAGGTGACACACGGGGGCAAGAAGGAGGACCTGGAGCCTCCCCACTTCAATCTCCTGCGGCTGGGAGATACTGCCTCACCACCTGCCTACCTGCCCCCAGCCACATCTCCCCCAGGGGCAGAGAACCCCTCCAGCTCATCCTGTAGACAGGACCCAGGGTCCAAGCTCAGGAATGTGAACTCCAGCACCTGTGCCATGCCCACCTGGGGTCTGCTGATCCCACAGAATGGACCGTTTACTCATCCTGCATTGCCCCCACAGGGCCCCCTGGAGCTGCACCCTGACCCCATTTTGCTTGTGAGGAAGGCAAGAGTGCAGGTCTCAGCACCTCTGTATTCCATAAGGGGAAACTGAAGTACAGAGATCAGTGTGAtgggcccaaggtcacacggcaaacagagcccagtgagggacagAAGCCCATGTCCTTGTCCCAATCTGGGGAGtttgctgggcagcctgggagcTGGACAACACCCTCCCCTTACAGGCTAGCTTGGCCTCCCCACCTCCGGAAGCTCCCCctacctcccccagccccagcctcttCTCCCCCCACAGCTGCTCTGTGGCTGCTGACCTGTGTGACTGGATAGTCCTTCTCCTCCATCCGATCTTTGATGATGCGGATGAGTGGCCCGATGTTGTAGAATTCCGCTTCCTCCAGGACCCCTGGCACAGACAGAGCAGCCCCAGGTCACTCGGCTGCCCCcatgccctcctctcccctgtcccctctgcctccaTGCCCACACTCGCTCTAGTCATGGTGGGTGATCTCTGAGCATCTTTGAGTTCAGGCCTCAAGCAAGAGGGCACGTGTCCTTCCTTGGATCCCACACTCTCTCTGGAAGGGGTGAGAGGCTGCCACCCAACAAGTCCTCCATCCCTGCTGTGCTGAGCCTGGTGACCTAGGGACCCCTGCCAGTGCCCCCATCTGGGGGCCGCTTTAGGGCTAGCAAGAGGCAGCAGGCTTGCTGGGGCTGCAGCCTAGAACGCCACACCAGAAGGACCTTGGGTGACCTCCTATTATGTGCTCCCGTTCTTGAAGCACATGCTAAGTGCCAgtactgtgctaagcattttacattctCTCCTGTGGTTAATTCTTAGCACTAGAAGTAGGCACCTTCATGCCCCCACTGAACAATCAGGGAAACTGAGGGCAGGAAAGAGAAGCAGCTGTCCAAGGCTACGTAGCCAGCAAgcggcagagctgggatccaaaTGCAAACTCCTCTGACTTTGGAGCCCTCCTATGCTCATCATGAGCGCTGGGGACACAGGGAAGCAGGTGTTATGGCCCCTACACAGCCAAGGGATTGGAGAGTCTCAGAGACTGAGTCACCTCTCCAGCGAAAGGGAATGGGCACTGTCTTTAAGTTCCCTTAAATTTGCACAGGGCAGGGACCCCTCTGGTCCTTTCCGTGACTGGCCTCtgggctccctgaggacagggccCACGTCTGATCTGCCCTACTGTGCCTGGCGTCCGCACAGCACCTGACACAGGGTGGGTGGTCACCGAGTGTCACTGCCTGAGTGTGCCCTGTGAGCCCTGCAGGTGACAGACAGACAGCTAATAATGGCAGCCCAGGCCTtggtgccaggtgctgtgccaaGTGACATACTTGTATTAGTTTCTTTTACCCTCACAGAGGCCCAGGAAGGCAGGTTCTAGTGtcaccccatttcacagatgtgggcATGGAGGCACAGGGGCATTAAGTGACTTTCTGGTGTCCCACAGATCATAAGTCTCTTCCCAGATCCTCCGGCCCCTTCAGTGGGGGCCCCGGCCCTGTCTGAGGCCCTGGGAGTGGAGAACTAGGAGAATCCCAGAATCTGCAAATAGGTATCAGCTGTGACGCAGCTGGAGCGTTCACCTCCCCTCCCTGCGGGCCCTGCTCCCAGGCCCAGGCACCTGAACTCCCTGAGGGGCTGGTGCCTACAGTGGGCTCTGTGTGAAGCCCTAGGGCCTCTAGATCACCACGTCCCACCACCCGCGGGTCAGGAAGGGAGACCATGAGAGGAAGGATGGGTTGTACTACAAGCACTGGGGCTCATGACACCCGATCTCCCAAAACATGCTCTCCCCAGCAGCTCACCGCCCCTAATTCATACACACGAGAGGAGGCTCAGAAAGGAGAAGTGACATGTCCAAGCTGGCCTGGCTGGATCAGCTGACCCAGAGCCACACCCTGTGCCCCAAGGAAGAGTTGACTTGGCACTGACTGTATGTAGTCCCTGCCCCTGCTGAGGCTTTGCCAAGAGGATATTCTCCAGGCATGGCTTCCCCACCATCCGCTGGAGCCAGAAGTGAGCATCTATAGGGCCTCAGTCACCTGGGCCCCGGAGGAACCAAACCCCTGCTGGGGGGTAggctccccctccgcccccctccacccacaACCAGCTGTGCTACAGAGGCCACTGGATTTGAGgaagagtcacctgctccaccCACCTGCTGCCAGTCCTCACCAGGCATCTGAGATACTGGATCACCCGCAGAAAAAGAGCCAGACCCCCTCCCGTACCCACCTCCAGCCCGTTCACACCTGGCTTCCCAGGAGGTGAGGAAAGGGCATCCCTGCCAACAGCAGAGGCTGCGGGCCTCACTGGCtcactccctctgctctctgTTGGCACCCAGCAAAAGCTCAGGCTGGTCAGCTTGGCAGAGCCCCGAGGCTCAGCCCAGGCAGAGGCTTTGGGATTCAGTCTTGTCAGGGATAAGGCAGCAGAAAACAGGGAAGAAGTTAAATGTCTCCCCCGGCCCCCTGACAGGGAGAAATGGCTCTGGACCTCCACGGAAGGCCCTGGCAGACTTTAGAGGATGCAGGTCCCAGCCAGTCCCCTGGACCAACTCACCCTCCTCAGCCATGTCCTTGTCCAGCACCAGCTTGCCATGCCGGAGAAAGTTCAGGATGGGCCCAAAGTAGGTGGGGTCACGGTCAATGAGGTAGGCCCCGGTCTCATCCTATGGAGATGAgggacacaggcagtgagaggaGAGTGAGGCTTCCCCGCTCCTCCCTTCAGGCCCAGtatggatgggagggagggagtgaacGCAGAGTCTTCTCTTCCCTGGAACAAAGTGGCATGATGGAGCAGAAAGGCCTTGGGGTCAGAAAcacctaggttcaaatcctgcctctgccttttcctcactgtgtgaccttgggccagtgaCTTGGCTTCTCTGATCCTCACTCCGCTCCCCCATAACCGGCGGCCATTGTGAGCATCCAGTGAGTTCAGAGGGGCAGCCGACCCAGAGTAGGGTTCGGGGACCGTCCCTCTGAGAGGCTGTTGCCCTGAAGCCAGCCCTACACTATCTCCATCCGATCCCCAGTCATTCTGGGGATGTCAGATGTTTACAAGTTTCCAAAGCAGCTGCTATCTCATTGGACAGGCTCGGCCTGCAGGGAGGCAGGGCGGGCATCCGGACAAGTCTACAGGGGGGAAACGGAGACGTTAAGGGgtgaagggacttgcccaaggtcacagcatCAGAGGGCTGGGGAATGAGGGACAGGGGCCCTCGAGGTCACCTCCACAGCAGCCTCCTCCGGTTACAGGCAGGAGGCtgagcccagagcagggagcagggagcagggaggggtcCCCCCCAAGGTCATGCAGGCAGTTTGCCTCGGAGCCGGAGCCGGAATGGGAGCCCAGACACGGTGCCTGACGGCCGGGGCTCCTCCCTGATGAAGCCCGGCTCGGGAGGCATCCCAGGACTTCGCCGAGCTCCCTGCACCCCTAGGCCACCCACACCCCAaagggcggggagcggggagaaGCAGCCTCAGCAGCTCCCGTCCCAGGGCGGCAGGCCCGttagggaaggagggggagagtcCCGACCCCTCGGCCTCCTGgggtgggagcccagggcagTGCTCAGAATGCTCCAAATGGCCGCGGCCTGGCGTCGTCCCGTTGCCACGGCAATGGGCACATCCCTCGGTCTCccatccccttcctcctccccgccTCGGGCCAGGTCTTCCTGCCTCCGGCTCTCGGGGAGGGACGCCCGCAGGTTCGCGGCCCGGCCGCCCCGGGTCGCGCGGAGAGGACCCCCGCCCCCGACGCCGCCCCCCGCGCGGGCCTCACCCGATCCGACTGCAGCTCTTCCCCCTGGCACAGGCGGCTGAGGAAGGATTTCTGCTCCCGGCACAGCGTCTGCCGGGTGGTCAGGAACACCGTGCCCCCCACGTTGAGCCGCACCCACTTGCCCCAGCCGCCCGCCGCGCGGCCGCCCGTCCCCGCCGGCGGCGCTGCCTCCCCGGCCTCCATCCTCCCCGCTCGCCCGGCGTCTGCACCCGCGGGCGCGGCGGCTGGGGGCGGGCAGGTGCCGCGCGCCGGGCACGCCGGGAGCTGTAGTCCGCGCCGCGGGGAGGggagcggcggggcgggcgggcggggcgggcggggcgggggtccccgggccgcgggggcgccTTCCCGGCCCCGCCCATTCCGCGCCTGGCGGGCGCCCGCCGACCCGCCTCTAGCCCAAGCCCTGGGCCGAGTCACGGTGTCGGGGAGGTCACGTTCGAGGCCAGCGGGACGGCCGGCGGCGAGGGTGCTGCCCCGCGTCCGCACCCCTGCCGCCCCCTGTGTGCTCCTCTCGTGGCTGTTTCCTCCCGTCCCGTCTGGGTTATCAGACAGCCGGGACGGCAAGAAACCGCCGCTCCCGGGATTCCCTGGCGTCTGCCTGCATCGGGTTCCCAAGATGCTTTCATACTGCCCTTGGCGGGGCGCGGTGGGTGCGGGGACTGGGTTCCTGGCCAACACGAGTTCCTTGAGGACAGCACAGCTGGACCTGACGCTGACTGACCACCCACCATATTCCAGATGCTTTGTGCGTCTCTATTGGTCACTGAAGCTCTCAGCAGCCCTGCGGCTTTGGTATTACTATACCCActgtacagatgaggacacagacgTGAAGTGGCCTCCCTGACTCACACAGCAAGAACCCGGGTGGCTTCCAGGTGACCTGCCAGCACCAAGACCGCCTTCCTGCTCTCCTGCCGTGGGCTGTCAATGCTCCTTGGGTAAGATTTCTAGGGAGGAACGGTGGACAGGGCACTGGATCAGTCAGAGGACTGGGTTTTCATCTTAACTTTTGGAGGCTGAGGTATTGGGCAaggtctcagttttcccatctgcaatttgggagggtgaggagggatgGGTTCTGTGGACCCCCTTCTAAGACAGGTAACAGAGTTTGCACTGACCTCATGGGGACTgcagggcgggggaggaggggaggggaccaGGGAGGGACAGGGGCTGAAGGGGAAGCTGTCCTCCTTAACTCTTTCCTTGATGTTTCAGTCCTGGTCCTGGATTACGGGGCAGGGGTCTGAGGTTCCCCTCAGGAATCCCAGTGCCCCCTCACCCCAGGTTCCCCACCAGGCAGCCTGGCCGTGTGCTGAAAATTCAGTTACCACCCAAAGCTCTGCCTTCTCCACAAAGCCCTTCCCCTTGGCAGGGAATAGGCCACAGCTGCTAACATGTTGCTCCTGAGAACTCACCAATATGTTCTTAAGCAACTTCCTCTCTAAACCtcggttgctttttttttttcttttgcaaaataagaaataatatttgctcCCGAGAGCATTGTGAGGATTACAGTATAGAGCGTCTGTTAAACATCTGGCATAGTCCCTGGCTTTCAGTATACTGGGtggacagagggatggatggatgggtgggtggatgggcagatgggtggatgaatgaagTGGGATATGGACTGGCCGTGGTCAGTAGCACTCCTGGAACGTAGCATGAGCCCTCAATCCTTGTTAGCTAAAAGAAAGCTAGAGCAGGAAATACGTCTTTGTCCACTGAAAGGTTGTAGGCAGAGAGCAATGTAGTCTGACTTGCAACTTGGATCATTTCAGGGGCTGCAGGGAAGACAGTTCAAAGCACTGAGAGAATGGTTAGGAGGCCATCTCGGTCAGGATTGGCGGAAGCTCAAACCACAGCAGTGTCAACAGGCCAAGACAGAAGTGGGTGGATTCGGTGGATATTCAGGAAGTGGAAGTAAAAGACTCAGGTTCAAGGGGctgtgggaaggagggaaaaggcagaagaagaaggaggttCTATAAAGCAGAAGCAGGTCTGGGGAGTGAGTAGGGGGATCAGGAGGTCAGTCTGGGGCCAGTGTGTGTTTGCAGTGCCTGTGGGGGCAAGTGACATTTGTCCCTCTGGGTGTGATATTCAAGAGAACTGCTTGGACTTGAGAGGACAGGTGGGGTTGTCCTGAGCCTCCCTCCCCAAAAAAGAGGACATGAAACGTCCCAGGGCTAGGAGCCTAGAAGGGCTCTCTGGAGAGGTGTCGAGAAGGGAGGGTGGATCAAGTCAGGGGAGAGGACAGTGCCACGTCTGGAAGAGGAACAAGAGCCATACTCCAGAGACCAGGCGTGGGCCAGTTTGAAACAAGTTCACATGAGGGGTAAGTTGAGAAAGCTGAAGGTCAGTGCCCTGGAGTTGTAGAAACCTGGGACCAGCCTGACCCTACCTGCTCCCACACATGTGACCCAGGACTGGAGGCACAGTGTCACTTGCATGAGGTCACTTAGCAGGACACGAGCTGTTCCCACCTCCGTCTTACAGAAGATAAGACTGCCGCTCCAAGACCATGGGCCTTCACAGATCGTGCTGGAAATGGCTACCAAGTTCAGAGGCAGCCTCCAAGCCTGCTCTCGTGGACTCTGAAGCCCAAGCCAATAGTCACCTGCTCTCCGGCCTCCCACGGAGTCCTGTAGCTCCTCTGTGCAGGTGTCCTTAACCCTGCCGTACAGAGGAGGAACCGTGGTCACGGGGCTGATACCCTTCCCTCCCACCGACCACCATTCAGGGCCTCACTGTTTGTTGAGCACGGATTATGTGCCAGACCTTGAAACAGAGATGAAGACATCAATTGTGGTCCCTGCTCTAGGGAGGACcttgggtgggggaggtgggttTAAGTGGCTTTGACAAAACATGAAATCCCAGACGGCCCTATTTCTGATTACAGACTGGCACTCTTCATAGTTTTTTGCATGTCTTCCCCGCTTAGAGGGCAAAACCGAATGTCCCTGAGACAGTTTCTCAGGATAATGGTTACCCAGGAGGAGAGCCAAACTTCAAACGCTTGCTCCTTACACTGCCCCCTGCTGTCTCCTTCTGGAAAGAGCAGCTTTCAGGTGCTTAATACGGCtctgaatttggctttttttttttttttttttaagattttatttatttatttatgagagacacagagagagagaaaggcagagacataggcagagggagaagcagtctcaatgcaggaagcccgacgtgggactggatcccccgtctccaggatcaggtcctgggctgaaggcggtgctaaaccaccgagccacccgggctgccctgaattgggcttttgttttttgtttttttgttttttaattttaattttttttgaattgggCTTTTGAAAGCAAATGAGACTGGAGGAGGGTGATGCAGGGGTACAGGATCCCAGACAAGGATGTCAGCCCAGGCTCCATGGCTTGCTAGCCTGGTGACTTTGGCAAAGTCACCTAACCTCCCTGCACCTCAGTGAGAATAGTGATAGTACGGAGCTCATGCAGTCGAGAGGATTCCATGAGCTAACACAGGAAGGCATGTGATGAGCACTCAGCACACTGCCGAGGAAAACTTCAGTGAGCACTGGCTTTGCTGGAGCCAGTTCTGCCTCCCTGTCTACTGTTGGTTGGACCTGAGATCTGTGCCTGAGCCAAAGCACCTTAATGGACCTTAAGGTCCATTCCCATTGCCCAGGGATGAACCAACCTCACCAAGCCCTCCATGCCAGGGttggagggacaggcagagaggaaggccACCCCCAGGGAACCAGCCT
The Canis lupus dingo isolate Sandy chromosome 10, ASM325472v2, whole genome shotgun sequence genome window above contains:
- the KCTD17 gene encoding BTB/POZ domain-containing protein KCTD17 isoform X4, giving the protein MEAGEAAPPAGTGGRAAGGWGKWVRLNVGGTVFLTTRQTLCREQKSFLSRLCQGEELQSDRDETGAYLIDRDPTYFGPILNFLRHGKLVLDKDMAEEGVLEEAEFYNIGPLIRIIKDRMEEKDYPVTQVPPKHVYRVLQCQEEELTQMVSTMSDGWRFEQLVNIGSSYNYGSEDQAEFLCVVSKELYSSPHGLSSESSRKTKDMMEFSRDYMMWDLPPD
- the KCTD17 gene encoding BTB/POZ domain-containing protein KCTD17 isoform X5, encoding MEAGEAAPPAGTGGRAAGGWGKWVRLNVGGTVFLTTRQTLCREQKSFLSRLCQGEELQSDRDETGAYLIDRDPTYFGPILNFLRHGKLVLDKDMAEEGVLEEAEFYNIGPLIRIIKDRMEEKDYPVTQVPPKHVYRVLQCQEEELTQMVSTMSDGWRFEQLVNIGSSYNYGSEDQAEFLCVVSKELYSSPHGLSSESSRKTKLLQARGTRM